In Pseudodesulfovibrio sp. S3, the DNA window AACAACGCTATCGGGCTGTACCTGAGAGTCGATGCTCTTTTTTACGGTTTTTGATTGAGTATTTGGCAGAATCTGAGCGAAGACCTTTCCATTCCGCTTAAGAATGCCAAATACTGCGACTTTGCCAGCAGTTCCTCGGCCTCGAATCCCACGCCTGTAGCCACCAAAGTAGCTTTCGTCGATTCACCTTCACTAGAAAACATCTCAACTGAGGGCGTTTGATGGTCTATAATACACTGCAATCTTTGGTGAAAGCTAATTGCCGTATTGCGGTTTACCCCTACCAAGTCACTGGCAGTTCGGGATGGGGTGCCTGCAACGAAATGTTCAATGAGGCGATCCGAAATACGCCCGATAAACGTGATCTCTTTAACCTCATGGTTTCCCTTATATGGAGAGAGATCTATGTCAGACCAGTGTTTTTTATGCCAAATTTTATCGTTTGTGCTGCGTAATGAAATTTTTAAGCATTTGTTAACGTTTTAAGTATTCTGACAGCTGTCGGCTATCTGAATGTCCATATTTAATGCACTGCTGCATTCTTTGTTGAGTTTTGTATATCTATCCTCTATAGAGCTCATTGCTGATCTGAATGTGATTCCGGGGTGGAATCTTAACCAATTGATATTCTAAATAAAGCCAAATTCGTCGTGAGGCGGAGACGGAAAGCCACGGGTCTTCATGTTGATTGAAGACAGCCGGGTTGCCGAGTGAAAGCTGCGTCAGAGCTTCCATTCTCCTATCATAGTCTAAATTTTGGCCTAACCGAGTTTGCCATGCGGCAAGCTGCGAGGGCTTTGCTGTGGTCAAAGAGCGGGGGATGCTTCTCTTTCACAAGAGAAAGCACGGTGGAGGCACTCGCTGCCACCGACAATTTGCATTCTATTTTCTTTTGTGTATCGCGCTTTTTGCACCCAGCCTTTGCTGCGGCGCACCCATTGACGACGCCATCCGACAGCAACAGCAGATTCAGCAACAGCAGGAACAGCGTCGCCAGGAGCTGGAACGCCAACACCTGGAGGGGCTTGAAAAGCCGCCTTCCGGTGAAGACTTGCGTCTCCCCGAAGTCCCCCAGGCCGCTCCGGGTGCAACGTGCTTCCAGGCAAAATCCATTGAACTCAAGGGCGTCACCCTCCTCAGTCGATCTGAAGTCGACAGCATAACGAAAAAATATCTCGGCAAGTGCCTGACGCTGAATGACGTGAACAACCTCGTCCGCGACGTGACCAACGCCTATATCGACAAGGGCTACGTCACCACACGTGCCGTTATTCCTCAGCAAGATTTATCTGCCGGGCATCTGGTCATCCTCGTTGTGGAGGGCAAGGTGGAAGGCATTGAGTTCAAGGACGGTCAGGGAGCTGTCAGAGAACTCAGGGGAGCCTTCCCCGGCATTGCCGGCGAGTACCTGAATCTGCGCGATATCGAGCAGGGGCTGGATCAAATGAACCGGCTTCCGTCCAACAACGCCAAGATGGAGTTAGTACCCGGCGACGAACCGGGAACGAGCCGGATTGTGGTGGAGAACGAGCCCTCCCGGTCTTGGCGGTTATCTGCCGGGCTGGATAACTCCGGTCAGGATTCCACCGGGCGCAACCAGTATATTTTGACGTTTGGCAAAGACAACCTGCTCGAAATGAACGACCTGTTGGATCTGCATATAAACGGCGATGCCGAAGCCTGGACCAATGGGGAGCATCAGAAAAGCGGGACGATCAATGGTTTTTACTCGATTCCTTTGGGATATTGGACCTTTTCGACATCACTCAGCCGGTACGACTACCGGACCACCATCAAGAGCGGAGCCTCGGAATACAGCTCCGCCGGTAACACCACGACCACGAGCCTGTCCGTGGACCGGGTGCTCAGGCGTGATGCCAACAGCAAAACCTCACTTGGTCTCTCCTACACCCATCGTGACACCCAAAACTATTTCAGCGGCGTAAAGCTGGCCGCAACCAGCCAGGTCCTGGCGGTGGCGGGCGCTTCTCTCAACCATAGCCACCGGCTTTTTGGCGGGCTGGTTTCCGGACAAGTCGGCATCAGCCATGGCCTTCCCATACTGGGTGCCGAACGCGACAGGAATCCCGCACCGGACACTCCCCGCGCCCAGTTTTCCAAGGTCATCTTCGGCGGGAGTTATTACCGCCCCTTCACGATCGAAAAGACCAATTTTACCTGGAGCACCAGGTTTTCCGGCCAATGGTCGGAGCACACGCTTTACAGCGCCGAACGCATCAGTATCGGCAGCCGGTATACGGTGCGCGGCTTTCATGAGGACAGCCTGAGCGGCGACACCGGGGTGTACATCCGAAATGAGCTGGCCATGGATATGACCGGCATCAGCGGCACAGCGTCCCTAATGGCAAAGATGCTGGGCAAGGCGCAGCTCTATGCGGGCTACGATGCCGGAATAATCAAGTCCGATGACAAGGAGCTGGAAGAGCGTGGCTCGCTTCAGGGCGCTGTCCTCGGTGTCCGAACTTCCGGCGGCAACATTGTCATGGACATGGCCATTGCCAAGCCCCTGGACGCGCCGGCCTCTATGATAAACGACGATCTCGAATTTTACACATCCATTCAATACGCCTTTTAGTTGTGGGAGACTGCTATGCTTAACGCTTTGAAACAACTGCTGATTGCCTTCATGATCGGGCTGATCCTGTGTCCGC includes these proteins:
- a CDS encoding ShlB/FhaC/HecB family hemolysin secretion/activation protein, which produces MCIALFAPSLCCGAPIDDAIRQQQQIQQQQEQRRQELERQHLEGLEKPPSGEDLRLPEVPQAAPGATCFQAKSIELKGVTLLSRSEVDSITKKYLGKCLTLNDVNNLVRDVTNAYIDKGYVTTRAVIPQQDLSAGHLVILVVEGKVEGIEFKDGQGAVRELRGAFPGIAGEYLNLRDIEQGLDQMNRLPSNNAKMELVPGDEPGTSRIVVENEPSRSWRLSAGLDNSGQDSTGRNQYILTFGKDNLLEMNDLLDLHINGDAEAWTNGEHQKSGTINGFYSIPLGYWTFSTSLSRYDYRTTIKSGASEYSSAGNTTTTSLSVDRVLRRDANSKTSLGLSYTHRDTQNYFSGVKLAATSQVLAVAGASLNHSHRLFGGLVSGQVGISHGLPILGAERDRNPAPDTPRAQFSKVIFGGSYYRPFTIEKTNFTWSTRFSGQWSEHTLYSAERISIGSRYTVRGFHEDSLSGDTGVYIRNELAMDMTGISGTASLMAKMLGKAQLYAGYDAGIIKSDDKELEERGSLQGAVLGVRTSGGNIVMDMAIAKPLDAPASMINDDLEFYTSIQYAF